The Desulfobaccales bacterium genome includes a region encoding these proteins:
- a CDS encoding archease translates to MSHTADVGLKIWGESLEALFANAARALTAVMVDRRRLKGTISRQITVEAPDLEALLVAWLNHLLYLYDTEAFLGRDFIITSLTPERLEARAVGDTYDPTRHLSKTAVKAATYHRLAITQVPDGWQATVILDL, encoded by the coding sequence TTGTCCCACACTGCCGATGTGGGCCTGAAAATCTGGGGGGAGAGCCTGGAGGCCCTGTTCGCCAACGCTGCCCGGGCCCTCACCGCCGTCATGGTGGACCGGCGACGCCTCAAGGGCACCATCAGCCGGCAGATCACCGTGGAGGCCCCCGACCTGGAGGCCCTCCTGGTGGCCTGGCTGAATCACCTGCTTTATCTTTATGACACCGAGGCCTTCCTGGGCCGGGACTTCATCATCACCTCCCTGACCCCGGAACGCCTGGAAGCCCGGGCCGTGGGCGATACCTACGACCCTACCCGGCACCTCAGCAAAACCGCGGTCAAGGCCGCCACCTACCACCGCCTGGCCATCACCCAGGTGCCCGACGGCTGGCAGGCCACCGTGATTTTGGATTTGTAA
- a CDS encoding indolepyruvate oxidoreductase subunit beta, with product MLRMRIFMTGVGGQGTLLASRVLGEAALAAGFTPLLSETHGMAQRGGVVTSTVILGDLKSPIISPGEADIVLAFEALEALRALEFCHAHTLMLANTAVIPPYPVAVGQVSYPPVGDMLAVVAGQVGGLLAFDASALARQAGSPLAVNMVLLGALAATDTLPVSAEDLKQVIRDKTNPRFVDANLTAFDLGAAAARDPENWHRRPAA from the coding sequence ATGCTGCGGATGCGCATCTTCATGACCGGCGTGGGCGGCCAGGGGACACTCCTGGCCAGCCGGGTGCTGGGCGAGGCGGCCCTGGCCGCCGGCTTCACTCCCCTGTTGAGCGAAACCCACGGCATGGCTCAGCGGGGCGGCGTGGTAACCTCCACCGTCATCCTGGGCGACCTCAAAAGCCCCATCATCTCCCCCGGCGAGGCCGACATCGTTTTGGCCTTCGAGGCCCTGGAAGCCCTGCGGGCCCTGGAATTCTGCCACGCCCACACCCTGATGCTGGCCAACACCGCCGTCATCCCCCCCTACCCGGTGGCCGTGGGCCAGGTGAGCTACCCACCGGTGGGCGACATGCTGGCCGTGGTGGCCGGGCAGGTGGGCGGCCTTCTCGCCTTTGACGCCAGTGCCCTGGCCCGCCAGGCCGGCAGCCCCCTGGCGGTGAATATGGTGCTCCTGGGGGCCCTGGCCGCCACCGACACCCTCCCCGTGAGCGCCGAGGACCTCAAGCAGGTCATCCGGGACAAGACCAACCCCCGCTTTGTGGACGCCAACCTCACCGCCTTCGACCTGGGCGCCGCCGCCGCCCGGGACCCGGAAAATTGGCACCGGCGCCCGGCTGCCTGA
- the iorA gene encoding indolepyruvate ferredoxin oxidoreductase subunit alpha translates to MSELLAGQPGERRLFLGNEAIARAALEAGVALAACYPGTPSSEIGDRLYEVSRTGRLVFEYSTNEKVALEVAAGASAAGWRALASMKHVGVNVAADALMTLAYVGVKGGLVLVSADDPSLFSSQNEQDNRLYARFAGIPMLEPESPQEAKDMTLAAFALSEELGLPVMLRTTTRVNHTRGVVSLGELAPPPPPGRFVKDPFSLVMVPAVARQAHARLLAKQERARALAESSPFNRLLGSGPLGVVASGVAAAYVADALLELGLQDRVTFLRLGFTYPLPEDLIARFLSRVDKVLVVEELEPYLEDALKALAQSRGLTVPIRGKGEGLFSRLYEFHPGLVRRVLAEFCQMPHEAPQPLPAAAELLGRPLPERPPILCPGCPHRAMYYAIKIALRDLGVEGVFPTDIGCYTLGLLPPLSMADYLICMGSSITTACGLSRASGQKVVAFIGDSTFFHGGLTGLANAVHNRHDLLLVILDNGTTAMTGHQPHPGVTLTPPDYPGQPVDLAAVVRGLGVTQFWRVNPLKYKESLAAAKEAVAAQGVRVLLAQSPCPLYVARLKGKRPTARFQISGDCGECRHCLEYLGCPAMYVTEAESRRQLLIDPDLCAGCAFCVQLCDHIRPAKRGKS, encoded by the coding sequence ATGTCGGAACTGCTGGCCGGACAGCCGGGAGAGCGCCGGCTTTTTTTGGGCAATGAGGCCATCGCCCGGGCGGCCCTGGAAGCCGGGGTGGCCCTGGCGGCCTGTTATCCCGGCACTCCCTCCTCGGAGATCGGGGACCGGCTCTATGAGGTCTCCCGCACCGGGAGATTGGTCTTCGAGTATTCCACCAACGAAAAGGTGGCCCTGGAGGTGGCCGCCGGGGCCTCCGCCGCGGGCTGGCGGGCCCTGGCCTCCATGAAGCACGTGGGGGTAAATGTGGCCGCGGACGCCCTCATGACCCTGGCCTACGTGGGAGTGAAAGGGGGCCTCGTGCTGGTGAGCGCCGACGACCCGTCGCTCTTTTCCAGCCAGAACGAGCAGGACAACCGCCTGTATGCCCGCTTTGCCGGCATCCCCATGCTGGAGCCGGAAAGCCCCCAGGAAGCCAAGGACATGACCCTGGCCGCCTTTGCCCTCTCCGAGGAGCTGGGGCTGCCGGTGATGCTGCGCACCACCACCCGGGTCAACCACACCCGGGGCGTGGTCAGCCTGGGGGAGCTGGCACCGCCGCCCCCACCGGGCCGCTTCGTCAAAGACCCCTTTTCCCTGGTGATGGTGCCGGCGGTGGCCCGCCAGGCCCACGCCCGGCTCCTGGCCAAACAGGAACGGGCCCGGGCCCTGGCAGAGAGCTCGCCCTTCAACCGTCTCCTCGGCAGCGGCCCCCTGGGAGTTGTGGCCAGCGGCGTGGCCGCAGCCTACGTGGCGGACGCCCTCCTGGAGCTGGGCCTGCAAGACCGGGTAACCTTCCTCCGGCTGGGCTTTACTTATCCCCTCCCTGAAGACCTCATCGCCCGGTTTCTCTCCCGGGTGGATAAGGTCCTGGTGGTGGAGGAGCTGGAGCCCTATCTGGAGGACGCCCTCAAGGCCCTCGCCCAGAGCCGAGGGCTCACTGTGCCCATCCGGGGCAAGGGGGAGGGGCTCTTCTCCCGCCTGTATGAGTTTCACCCCGGCCTGGTGCGCCGGGTGCTGGCCGAGTTTTGCCAGATGCCTCATGAGGCGCCTCAGCCCCTCCCTGCGGCTGCCGAGCTCCTGGGCCGGCCCCTGCCGGAGCGGCCCCCCATCCTCTGCCCGGGCTGCCCCCATCGGGCCATGTACTACGCCATCAAGATCGCCCTCCGGGATCTGGGGGTGGAGGGGGTCTTTCCCACTGACATCGGCTGCTACACCCTGGGGCTCCTGCCGCCCCTGTCCATGGCGGACTACCTCATCTGCATGGGTTCCTCCATCACCACCGCCTGCGGGCTCTCCCGGGCCAGCGGCCAGAAGGTGGTGGCCTTCATCGGGGATTCCACCTTTTTCCACGGAGGGCTCACCGGGCTGGCCAACGCAGTGCATAACCGCCACGACCTCCTCTTGGTCATCCTGGACAACGGCACCACCGCCATGACCGGCCACCAGCCCCATCCCGGAGTGACCCTCACCCCGCCGGACTATCCCGGCCAGCCGGTGGATCTGGCCGCCGTCGTTCGGGGTCTGGGGGTGACCCAGTTCTGGCGAGTCAACCCCCTGAAATATAAAGAATCTTTGGCCGCGGCCAAGGAGGCGGTGGCGGCCCAAGGCGTCAGGGTGCTTTTGGCCCAGTCCCCCTGCCCGCTGTATGTGGCCCGCCTCAAGGGCAAACGCCCCACGGCGCGCTTTCAGATCTCCGGCGACTGCGGCGAGTGCCGGCACTGCCTGGAATACCTGGGCTGCCCGGCCATGTATGTGACCGAGGCCGAAAGCCGGCGCCAGCTCCTCATCGATCCGGACCTGTGCGCCGGCTGCGCCTTCTGCGTGCAGCTGTGCGACCACATCCGCCCGGCCAAAAGGGGTAAAAGCTAA
- a CDS encoding zinc ribbon domain-containing protein has product MPIYEFRCAACGRISEYLFLSRAEEATPVCRRCGSPEMTRVLSRVRVRLSEETRLERLADPARFRDLDENDPRSVAKMLKMLGPELGEDFEGDVDEMVEEALAAEEGEGEGLTGEEELD; this is encoded by the coding sequence ATGCCCATCTACGAGTTCCGCTGCGCCGCCTGTGGCCGGATTTCGGAATACCTCTTCCTCAGCCGGGCGGAGGAGGCCACTCCGGTGTGCCGCCGCTGCGGCAGCCCTGAGATGACCCGGGTGCTCTCCCGGGTCAGGGTGCGCCTCTCCGAGGAGACCCGTCTGGAGCGCCTGGCCGATCCCGCCCGCTTCCGGGACCTGGATGAAAATGACCCGAGAAGCGTGGCCAAGATGCTGAAAATGCTGGGGCCCGAGCTGGGCGAGGACTTTGAGGGCGACGTGGATGAAATGGTGGAGGAGGCCCTGGCGGCGGAAGAGGGCGAGGGTGAAGGCCTGACGGGGGAGGAAGAGCTGGACTGA
- a CDS encoding M48 family metalloprotease, whose amino-acid sequence MLRSSWTRRLVSSWLVVWLAVFTPQTAAAFLGGGLSIEQERQLGEEFAMQLQQYYLVINDPFLVSYINRLGQRLVSQIGPQPFSYRFHIIDDPTMNAFAVPGGYIYVTSGFIRLMEREGELAGVLAHEIAHIHARHLARQLERSRVVNVASVLGALAGLLVGVGPLTQALMVGSMAAGEASMLKYSREHEAEADGLGILWLSKAGYDPRDMMAVFRKMGRQRWFEGSNIPVYLSTHPDINSRIVDLAHHLSAHEAPRASRNDPDFPFFVLKLESLVGRPAQLLRRVSQDLQRRPQDPAAHYGQALALAKLQRPEEAQAAFRQALKLAPGHPLITRDLAIFYFERTRYAEAQPLFEELLRRDPGDATSLYYLARMARERRQNDQALALFEKAHRLNPTFVEVYLDLGTLYGEKGDLGLAHYYLGLHSLMTKAYPTALFHFRKASEHLGASDRRLAEARRQVARLQKMKVKVPN is encoded by the coding sequence ATGCTCCGCAGTTCCTGGACCCGGCGGCTGGTGAGCAGCTGGCTGGTGGTCTGGCTGGCCGTGTTCACCCCTCAGACCGCGGCGGCCTTTCTGGGCGGCGGCCTCAGCATCGAGCAGGAGCGGCAGTTGGGCGAGGAATTCGCCATGCAGCTCCAACAATACTACCTGGTCATCAACGACCCCTTTCTGGTCTCTTATATCAATCGGCTGGGCCAGCGGCTGGTGAGCCAGATCGGGCCGCAACCCTTCTCCTACCGCTTCCATATCATTGATGACCCCACCATGAATGCCTTTGCGGTGCCGGGGGGGTATATCTATGTCACCAGCGGCTTCATCCGCCTGATGGAGCGGGAAGGGGAGCTGGCCGGCGTCCTGGCCCATGAGATCGCCCACATCCACGCCCGGCATCTGGCCCGGCAACTGGAGCGCAGCCGGGTGGTGAACGTGGCCTCGGTGCTGGGGGCCCTGGCGGGCCTGCTGGTGGGGGTGGGGCCCCTGACCCAGGCCCTGATGGTGGGCTCCATGGCCGCGGGCGAAGCCTCCATGCTGAAATACAGCCGGGAACACGAAGCGGAGGCCGACGGCCTGGGCATCCTCTGGCTCTCCAAGGCGGGCTATGACCCCCGGGACATGATGGCCGTGTTCCGCAAGATGGGCCGCCAGCGCTGGTTTGAGGGGAGCAATATCCCGGTGTACTTAAGCACCCACCCGGACATCAACAGCCGCATCGTGGATTTGGCCCATCATTTAAGCGCCCACGAGGCCCCCCGCGCCTCCCGCAATGATCCGGATTTCCCCTTTTTCGTCCTGAAGCTGGAGAGCCTGGTGGGCCGGCCCGCCCAGTTGCTGCGCCGGGTGAGCCAGGATCTGCAACGGCGGCCCCAGGATCCCGCGGCTCATTATGGCCAGGCCCTGGCCCTGGCCAAGCTGCAGCGTCCGGAGGAGGCCCAGGCCGCCTTCCGCCAGGCCCTGAAGCTGGCCCCGGGGCACCCCCTCATCACCCGGGACCTGGCCATCTTCTATTTCGAGCGCACCCGCTACGCCGAGGCCCAGCCTCTCTTCGAAGAGCTCCTGCGCCGGGACCCGGGGGATGCCACCTCGCTTTATTATCTGGCCCGCATGGCCCGGGAGCGCCGCCAGAATGACCAGGCTCTGGCCCTCTTTGAGAAGGCCCATCGCCTCAACCCCACCTTTGTGGAGGTCTACCTGGATCTGGGCACCCTGTATGGGGAAAAGGGCGATCTGGGGCTGGCGCATTACTATCTGGGCCTTCACAGCCTGATGACCAAGGCCTATCCCACGGCGCTCTTTCATTTTCGCAAGGCCTCGGAGCATTTGGGGGCCAGCGATCGCCGGCTGGCGGAGGCCCGCCGGCAGGTGGCCCGCTTGCAGAAGATGAAGGTGAAAGTGCCCAATTGA
- the rsfS gene encoding ribosome silencing factor, translated as MTLATRTMTAHKAVDLVILDVRKICGFADYFLIASGTSRRHVQALAQHLEEDLGAAGIDPLGREGVEEGNWILLDYNDVIIHLFLPPFREFYDLEGLWAEAPRMTAAEYLAGAPPATGGPA; from the coding sequence GTGACCCTGGCCACCAGGACCATGACGGCGCACAAGGCCGTGGACCTGGTGATCCTGGATGTGCGGAAGATCTGCGGTTTTGCCGATTATTTTCTCATCGCCTCCGGCACCTCCCGGCGCCACGTCCAGGCCCTGGCGCAGCATCTGGAGGAGGATCTGGGGGCGGCGGGCATTGACCCCCTGGGGCGGGAAGGGGTGGAGGAGGGAAACTGGATCCTCCTGGACTACAACGACGTCATCATTCACCTGTTTCTGCCGCCCTTCCGGGAGTTTTATGATCTGGAGGGCCTGTGGGCCGAGGCGCCCCGGATGACGGCGGCGGAATATCTGGCGGGGGCACCCCCTGCCACCGGCGGCCCTGCCTGA